From the Bacteroidota bacterium genome, the window ACGGTACGCCCGAGGATCTGCTAAATGAATATCGAGGAGATACCTACCTGGGTGTAAGCCGGGGCGGCATCAAGCTGGCAGATTTTGTAACCCAGGGCAGCACCACCGTGCACAGCGAGCTGCACAGCACCCTGGCAGAAGTGGAAAAACAAGATAGATTTGCAACCATCACCGCCGACCACGCAGACGGGGTGGACTCCTACAATGACATCTACAAGAAAATCCTCAACTAGGCGCATTCATCGTTTTGCGCATACGGCCTCCGGTAGGCAGGCTCCGCATCAGCGGCTCATTCTCGCTATCGCAGTAGTACTATGTGCGTATGGCCTGGTGGGCTGTAGGGAGCCCGACATTGTGGATGTGGGCCTGAATACCCCGGCTAATGTGGGCTACCTGGATAGTGCAACAGTAGAACTGGATACGTTTATACCCACGCTGGATTCGCTCTTTACCAAAAATGTGACGGCTGCCGTGCTAGGCAACTATACCGACCCCGTGCTGGGCCGCGTGAATGCTGAAATTTACACCCAGATTAGCCTCCCCGGGGCCAACGTAGCCTTCGAAGCCGATGCCGTGGCCGACTCTATCGTCCTGTTTCTGCCACTGGTGGACTACTATGGCAAGCCCAGCAGCAGGCTGAATCTGGAGGTATATGAACTGACAGAGAGTATTGCGGATGGCACGAACTACTATGCCACCAGCCGCTTTGCCACAGGCACAACCGAGCTGGGCGGCGGTGCCAGCTTTGCCCTGGCTGCCGATAAGCTTGGTTCTGACACAATCAAGATCAAACTGAATGTAAGCCTGGCCCAGCGTATACTAGACGCTACAAGCGATCAGCTGGCCAATAACACGAACTTCCACCAGTTTTTCAAGGGTTTGCACATCAAGACCCAGCCTGTGGTGGGCGATGTGGGGGTGGTGTACACCGTAGCCCTCCGAAATGTACTGGTGGGGAGTGCGGCACCTGCCTCGCTGAAGATCTATTACCGGGGCACCGGCGAAAACAAAGTGTATACCCTAACGGTGCAGAGTGGCGTAACACAGCGCACCAACTACCTGGAACGCGGGGATATAAGTGGCACCCTACTGGGCCAACTGGTGGGCGATGCCGCACCGATTGGCCGACAAGTGGCTATACTACAGTCCATTTTTCCGGTTCAGGTGCGTGCCAAAATCAGCAAGCTGCCAGCCAACCGGATTGCCATCAATCGTGCCATACTGGAGCTGCCGGTGGATACCACCTATGTGGACAGCAATCCCTTCCTGTATTACCGCCCTATCCCCAGGTCGCTACAGCTCTACCAGGCCGACGAGACCGGAGAGAAGATTGATCGAAAGTCTGCCATCCTGAATCAGAGCGACTTTTTGCCCGCAACCGATCGGTACGAATTTAATATAACCAGCTATTTGAACCAGTATTATGAGCAGGACGGTGTGATAAATGACCTGCTACTGGTACCAAACTCGCTTGCCCTGGTGTTCACCAGTAGTGGGCTGCCCACTTTTGCCAGTGCCGCCCGCTCTGTACTGGGCAATATAGACCACCCAACGCGCAGGCCGCGCGTACGCGTGTATTACACAAATCTGCCGTGAGTGGTGTATCTTTGCCTGTTTAGCCCTGTTCGGGTTCTTTTCGTTGAATAATAGGATCATATCATGTGTGGAATTGTAGGATACATCGGATTTCAGGAGGCATACCCGATTCTGATAAATGGACTCAAGCGGCTGGAGTATAGGGGATATGACTCTGCGGGTATTGCCCTGCTGGATCGCGACATTCAGGTATTCAAGAAGAAGGGTAAGGTGGCAGACCTGGAGGCCTACATAGATGGCCAGTATCCACGTGCCACCATCGGTATGGGCCATACCCGCTGGGCTACACACGGCGAACCCAATGACGAGAACGCCCATCCGCACTACAGCGAGTCCAGAAAATTTGCCATTATACACAATGGCATTATTGAAAACTACCAGCATCTGAAAAGGCGCCTCATCGACAGGGGCTATACCTTTAAGAGCGACACGGACACCGAGGTACTGGTTCAGCTGATAGAGGAGGTATACCGGGTAGGCCATGTAAGCCCACAGGATGCAGTACGCATGGCCCTATCCAAGGTAGAGGGTGCCTTTGGCATCGTGGTGCTGTGCAAGGATGAGCCGGATATGCTGATAGCGGCCCGCCGCGCCAGCCCGCTGGTGATCGGCATTGGCCAGGGCGAGTACTTTGTTGCCTCAGATGCTACGCCGATCGTGGAATTTACCAAGAGTGTTATTTACCTGAATGACAATGATATAGCCGTTATTCGCCGAGACGAGCTGACGATCAAGACGATAAAGAATGACCAGGTAACCCCCGAGATCAAAACCCTGGATATCGAGCTAAGTGCGATTGAAAAATCGGGCTATGCCCACTTTATGCTTAAGGAGATATTTGAGCAGCCCAAGAGCATAACCGACAGCCTGCGTGGGCGCATAGCGCACGACATGAGCGAGGTACGCCTCGGTGGGCTAGACCACATGGACGACCAGCTGGCAGGAGCCAAGCGCATCATTATTGTGGCCTGTGGCACCAGCTGGCACGCGGGCCTGGTGGGAGAGTATATTATCGAAGACCTGGCCCGTATACCGGTAGAGGTGGAGTATGCCAGCGAATTTCGATACCGCGACCCCGTCCTCTATCCGGATGACATTGTGATTGCCATCAGCCAAAGTGGCGAGACAGC encodes:
- a CDS encoding DUF4270 domain-containing protein, whose amino-acid sequence is MGCREPDIVDVGLNTPANVGYLDSATVELDTFIPTLDSLFTKNVTAAVLGNYTDPVLGRVNAEIYTQISLPGANVAFEADAVADSIVLFLPLVDYYGKPSSRLNLEVYELTESIADGTNYYATSRFATGTTELGGGASFALAADKLGSDTIKIKLNVSLAQRILDATSDQLANNTNFHQFFKGLHIKTQPVVGDVGVVYTVALRNVLVGSAAPASLKIYYRGTGENKVYTLTVQSGVTQRTNYLERGDISGTLLGQLVGDAAPIGRQVAILQSIFPVQVRAKISKLPANRIAINRAILELPVDTTYVDSNPFLYYRPIPRSLQLYQADETGEKIDRKSAILNQSDFLPATDRYEFNITSYLNQYYEQDGVINDLLLVPNSLALVFTSSGLPTFASAARSVLGNIDHPTRRPRVRVYYTNLP
- the glmS gene encoding glutamine--fructose-6-phosphate transaminase (isomerizing) translates to MCGIVGYIGFQEAYPILINGLKRLEYRGYDSAGIALLDRDIQVFKKKGKVADLEAYIDGQYPRATIGMGHTRWATHGEPNDENAHPHYSESRKFAIIHNGIIENYQHLKRRLIDRGYTFKSDTDTEVLVQLIEEVYRVGHVSPQDAVRMALSKVEGAFGIVVLCKDEPDMLIAARRASPLVIGIGQGEYFVASDATPIVEFTKSVIYLNDNDIAVIRRDELTIKTIKNDQVTPEIKTLDIELSAIEKSGYAHFMLKEIFEQPKSITDSLRGRIAHDMSEVRLGGLDHMDDQLAGAKRIIIVACGTSWHAGLVGEYIIEDLARIPVEVEYASEFRYRDPVLYPDDIVIAISQSGETADTLAAVKLAKSYGCTVLGVCNVVGSSIPRETDGGVYIHAGPEIGVASTKAFTAQVTALALIAIRIGQRRQTLSDNRFHTLIKELIRLPELIHHVLHSLDAQVQEISALYKDAGNFLYLGRGFNFPVALEGALKLKEISYIHAEGYPAAEMKHGPIALIDENMPVVFIATRDKSYDKVVSNIQEVKARKGIVIAVVTEGDTMLPTVAEHVLEIPRIDEVLNPIIAVIPLQLLSYYIAVLRGCNVDQPRNLAKSVTVE